In Hemicordylus capensis ecotype Gifberg chromosome 3, rHemCap1.1.pri, whole genome shotgun sequence, one DNA window encodes the following:
- the SLC25A30 gene encoding kidney mitochondrial carrier protein 1 isoform X1: MAALNWKPFVYGGLASITAECGTFPIDLTKTRLQVQGQKHDVKHKDIRYRGMFHALVKICREEGLKALYSGIAPAMLRQASYGTIKIGTYQSLKRIFIEQPEDETLAVNVLCGVLSGVISSSIANPTDVLKIRMQAQGSVIRGGMIGNFINIYQNEGTRGLWKGVSLTAQRAAIVVGVELPVYDLAKKHIILSGFMGDTVYTHFLASFTCGLAGALASNPIDVVRTRMMNQSVLQSGTHSGYKNTLDCLLQTWKNEGFFALYKGFWPNWLRLGPWNIIFFVTYEQLKNMEF; this comes from the exons ATGGCAGCTTTGAACTGGAAGCCCTTTGTGTATGGAGGCCTAGCTTCAATCACTGCAGAATGTG GTACGTTCCCAATTGATCTGACAAAAACACGTCTCCAAGTGCAAGGTCAAAAACATGATGTAAAGCATAAAGATATTCGTTATCGTGGAATGTTCCATGCATTAGTGAAGATATGCAGAGAAGAAGGATTGAAAGCATTGTATTCTGG AATTGCCCCTGCTATGCTACGCCAGGCTTCATATGGAACCATAAAAATAGGCACTTACCAAAGCCTAAAAAGAATATTTATTGAGCAGCCAGAAG ATGAAACCCTGGCTGTAAATGTATTATGTGGAGTTCTCTCTGGTGTGATCTCCTCATCTATTGCAAATCCTACAGATGTCCTGAAG ATCAGAATGCAGGCTCAAGGCAGTGTGATACGAGGGGGAATGATTGGCAACTTCATAAACATCTATCAAAATGAAGGCACCAGAGGACTGTGGAAG GGGGTGTCTCTTACTGCCCAGAGAGCTGCTATTGTTGTTGGAGTGGAGCTGCCAGTCTATGATCTTGCCAAGAAGCACATAATTTTATCTGGATTCATGGGGGATACTGTGTACACTCACTTTCT AGCAAGTTTTACCTGTGGCTTAGCTGGAGCTCTTGCATCAAATCCTATTGATGTTGTGAGAACACGAATGATGAATCAGAGCGTTTTACAAAGTGGAACTCATTCTGGCTACAAGAATACTTTAGATTGCTTGCTTCAA ACATGGAAGAATGAAGGATTTTTTGCATTGTACAAAGGATTCTGGCCAAACTGGTTGAGGCTTGGTCCTTGGAATATTATT TTCTTTGTGACATATGAACAGCTGAAGAACATGGAGTTCTGA
- the SLC25A30 gene encoding kidney mitochondrial carrier protein 1 isoform X2, whose product MFHALVKICREEGLKALYSGIAPAMLRQASYGTIKIGTYQSLKRIFIEQPEDETLAVNVLCGVLSGVISSSIANPTDVLKIRMQAQGSVIRGGMIGNFINIYQNEGTRGLWKGVSLTAQRAAIVVGVELPVYDLAKKHIILSGFMGDTVYTHFLASFTCGLAGALASNPIDVVRTRMMNQSVLQSGTHSGYKNTLDCLLQTWKNEGFFALYKGFWPNWLRLGPWNIIFFVTYEQLKNMEF is encoded by the exons ATGTTCCATGCATTAGTGAAGATATGCAGAGAAGAAGGATTGAAAGCATTGTATTCTGG AATTGCCCCTGCTATGCTACGCCAGGCTTCATATGGAACCATAAAAATAGGCACTTACCAAAGCCTAAAAAGAATATTTATTGAGCAGCCAGAAG ATGAAACCCTGGCTGTAAATGTATTATGTGGAGTTCTCTCTGGTGTGATCTCCTCATCTATTGCAAATCCTACAGATGTCCTGAAG ATCAGAATGCAGGCTCAAGGCAGTGTGATACGAGGGGGAATGATTGGCAACTTCATAAACATCTATCAAAATGAAGGCACCAGAGGACTGTGGAAG GGGGTGTCTCTTACTGCCCAGAGAGCTGCTATTGTTGTTGGAGTGGAGCTGCCAGTCTATGATCTTGCCAAGAAGCACATAATTTTATCTGGATTCATGGGGGATACTGTGTACACTCACTTTCT AGCAAGTTTTACCTGTGGCTTAGCTGGAGCTCTTGCATCAAATCCTATTGATGTTGTGAGAACACGAATGATGAATCAGAGCGTTTTACAAAGTGGAACTCATTCTGGCTACAAGAATACTTTAGATTGCTTGCTTCAA ACATGGAAGAATGAAGGATTTTTTGCATTGTACAAAGGATTCTGGCCAAACTGGTTGAGGCTTGGTCCTTGGAATATTATT TTCTTTGTGACATATGAACAGCTGAAGAACATGGAGTTCTGA